The following coding sequences lie in one Primulina huaijiensis isolate GDHJ02 chromosome 2, ASM1229523v2, whole genome shotgun sequence genomic window:
- the LOC140991562 gene encoding uncharacterized protein: MEYESGSCNLSFLGSCKCMKQLFVISIFSGCSLMDIFERLGKKCAEITPEAMILQYVAPQHKMHVTLNDDDDVLNMIHLHMCMKLSMIELRAESKNEHVRNQNIRRVDEEDRQRNSGNEADQASLSNTLDAWINCIRGVGQTFKDAADFRRCVKNYAVATRRSFSYRKNDSEKVNVTCTETSCGWRIYASKYKADNIFAIRKCNLEHTCGENNLRSRGHPRADATWIANVVKGKLIGEPSYRPCTIQKDLQRDYGVELNYRNVWKGKELAMHDIHGTDKGCYDRLRWYCRAVKETNPGSVAECEIDIETNKFKRLFICLHACVVGFVIGCRPLIFLDGTHIKNNFKGCILLAVSKDANDDPFTIXEHEQHIKNILESMPLARDFIVNSEPQSWANALFFGNRWGVINNNIAECWNNWVKAARYLPIVGMVDHIRVQIMNMLHQRRESTAMMVKKLSPKKEKAIGSVYVESRKLRVHRSCNWRYWQINKLPCKHTCAAIESKSMSFYDFCDKYFKIEMYRQTYRGIINPIPALDINESYLDDGNEKERAGRGNKHVDTSEKLYAFEWKHWWVTHYVIVLFLKMLGKSWFGLPYCHVVLVLVDVLYSYMFSGKKLGL; this comes from the exons ATGGAATATGAAAGTGGGTCTTGCAACCTGTCATTTTTGGGTAGCTGTAAATGCATGAAACAGTTGTTTGTGATTTCAATTTTCAGCGGTTGTAGTTTGATGGACATTTTTGAGAGGCTTGGAAAAAAATGTGCTGAGATTACTCCTGAAGCTATGATTCTGCAATACGTAGCCCCCCAACACAAGATGCACGTGACTTTGAATGACGATGATGATGTCCTAAATATGATTCATCTTCATATGTGTATGAAGCTCAGCATGATTGAATTGAGGGCAGAGAGTAAAAACGAACATGTCCGCAACCAAAATATTCGGAG GGTTGATGAGGAAGACAGACAGAGAAATAGTGGTAACGAAGCTGATCAAGCCTCTTTGAGCAATACACTAGATGCTTGGATTAATTGCATTCGTGGTGTAGGTCAAACATTCAAAGATGCTGCTGACTTTAGAAGATGTGTTAAAAATTATGCTGTTGCTACAAGGCGTTCATtttcatacagaaagaatgatAGCGAAAAAGTCAATGTTACTTGTACTGAGACTAGTTGTGGATGGAGAATTTATGCTTCTAAATACAAAGCAGACAATATATTTGCGATCCGAAAATGCAATTTAGAGCATACATGTGGTGAGAATAATCTACGTAGTAGAGGACATCCTAGAGCAGATGCAACATGGATAGCTAATGTGGTGAAAGGCAAACTTATAGGAGAGCCCTCTTATCGTCCTTGTACAATTCAAAAAGACTTACAAAGAGATTATGGTGTAGAGTTAAACTATCGCAATGTGTGGAAGGGCAAGGAGTTAGCGATGCATGATATTCATGGCACAGATAAGGGATGCTATGATAGACTAAGATGGTATTGTCGAGCTGTTAAAGAAACGAATCCTGGAAGTGTTGCTGAGTGTGAGATTGATATCGAAACTAACAAATTTAAACGACTGTTCATTTGTTTGCACGCATGTGTAGTTGGTTTTGTTATTGGTTGTAGACCGTTGATTTTTTTGGACGGGACTCATATAAAGAATAATTTTAAAGGTTGTATCCTACTTGCTGTGTCGAAGGATGCCAATGATGATCCTTTCACAATTNGA GAGCATgaacaacatataaaaaatatcctTGAGTCCATGCCACttgctagggattttattgtaAATTCCGAACCACAGAGTTGGGCAAATGCATTGTTTTTTGGCAATAGATGGGGTGTTATAAATAATAACATCGCCGAATGTTGGAATAATTGGGTTAAAGCAGCTCGTTATCTCCCTATCGTGGGTATGGTGGACCATATACGAGTGCAGATCATGAACATGTTGCACCAACGACGTGAATCAACAGCTATGATGGTTAAAAAATTAAGTCCAAAAAAAGAGAAAGCTATTGGTAGTGTATATGTGGAATCCCGGAAGTTGAGAGTGCACCGGTCTTGTAATTGGAG ATATTGGCAAATCAACAAGCTTCCTTGCAAGCATACTTGCGCCGCTATTGAGTCGAAGTCGATGTCGTTTTATGATTTTTGCGACAAGTATTTCAAAATTGAAATGTACCGCCAAACGTACAGAGGAATTATTAATCCCATCCCAGCGTTGGACATTAATGAGTCTTATCTTGATGATGGAAAT GAAAAAGAGCGTGCTGGAAGGGGAAACAAGCATGTTGATACCAGTGAGAAGTTGTACGCGTTCGAGTGGAAGCATTGGTGGGTTACGCATTATGtgattgttttgtttttgaaaatgttgggAAAGAGTTGGTTTGGTTTGCCTTACTGTCATGTTGTTTTAGTGCTTGTTGATGTCTTGTATTCTTATATGTTCTCTGGAAAAAAACTTGGGCTTTAG